One window from the genome of Esox lucius isolate fEsoLuc1 chromosome 23, fEsoLuc1.pri, whole genome shotgun sequence encodes:
- the ccdc87 gene encoding coiled-coil domain-containing protein 87 isoform X4: MLQQLQHRIQEMPMPHSTPVEDQQAFAAVMTSELGLIWQDLEGLMDEPTLTRVENRQLHSQTCQEVLRVGQELYLNYLHLMDTLRRRAVFSDQANRSRLEAQMAIDCASLLNVHLIRRNIATGIKASRRALMNTERGRASGPDLNGAMEARTEMHLKLDFSQTLTPSKKSGVTKHSKNLIERDIKEMTEMMGYIDLELAYDLVPCHLEQITSKEGGKHAGLASVSQADVEPRMYYHSYTRLKGCSSMPDLQRESLLGELEMECPPARPQSPLVLLTTGQGSSLEKPIHPADDLRRLLQDSVSVDQAVTDIESDLPPLIKALTWRSSTKLQLLTRTLRRLEEEEEEKKRRRRVAKKELEHPQGDVVNVTLSHGSLARTAAARISDRVLADTISIHTHPPVYNDLTKELELSSVRWLDRNLFSGQEIKEVYKELTKSISKQFLNFNEDPMIEPALTHPKWSLKKKNHERFINPQLKRQNTNTKSKRKKAKIPEDHNKPLDQYSRAYAAWLQWWKTTLSLEDYLQYISNQDSDYLWAVFHLYDSEKSDDEEDERGQLQLQRDERKKRRRQKIEALKCQKQEYVTGVWNVNTVLLGGLWKEPELEEEEESPDEEITSPKQKTHRRTGVGAKQTCEGWVSVEGEQVQSRLERIWTVLSLPDTHRLDMAIKYSSDAYRHQLEEATAAWERAARLIQQRETVLARLELFEREASDPNRFFQRGYQGTSTARMEESKHRKKLNSQISSLDKVLSKILQHITDTFHDTVTYKGRPYGEKMRWDRIELLYWLQQERRVQALERVVEGKGLPARLPSLNSNVQLYHSTHSTTQANAPTLSQISQPLQHKPSDFNVSSICVNSLSK; the protein is encoded by the exons ATGCTTCAGCAGCTGCAGCACAGGATTCAGGAGATGCCCATGCCTCATTCCACCCCCGTGGAGGACCAGCAAGCTTTT GCGGCGGTAATGACGTCTGAGCTGGGCCTGATCTGGCAGGATCTGGAGGGGCTGATGGATGAGCCCACGCTGACTCGGGTGGAGAACAGGCAGCTGCACTCGCAGACGTGCCAGGAGGTCCTCCGTGTTGGCCAGGAGCTCTACCTCAACTATCTCCATCTGATGGACACACTGAGGCGCCGCGCCGTCTTCAGTGACCAGGCCAACCGCAGCCGCCTGGAAGCCCAGATGGCCATAGACTGTGCCAGCCT TCTAAACGTCCATTTGATCAGACGCAACATAGCGACAGGCATCAAGGCCTCGCGGAGAGCGCTGATGAATACTGAGAGAGGCAGAGCCTCTGGGCCTGATCTGAATGGGGCGATGGAGGCACGCACAGAAATGCATCTCAAACTGGACTTTAGTCAGACTCTGACACCGAGCAAGAAGAGCGGTGTCACCAAACACAGCAAAAACCTTATAGAGAGAGACATCAAAGAg atGACAGAGATGATGGGATACATAGACCTGGAGCTGGCCTATGACTTGGTGCCCTGTCACCTGGAGCAGATCACCAGTAAAGAAG gtggaaAGCATGCCGGTTTGGCCAGTGTTTCACAAGCAGACGTGGAGCCCAGAATGTATTACCATAGCTACACCAGACTGAAG GGATGTAGTTCCATGCCAGACCTGCAGAGGGAGTCCCTCCTGGGGGAGCTGGAGATGGAGTGTCCGCCGGCCAGACCGCAGTCCCCCCTGGTGCTGCTGACCACTGGTCAAGGCTCCAGCCTCGAGAAGCCCATCCACCCTGCCGACGACCTGAGGAg GTTGCTACAGGACAGCGTGAGTGTGGATCAGGCCGTGACAGACATCGAGTCAGACCTCCCTCCTCTGATCAAAGCCTTGACGTGGAGAAGCTCCACCAAACTACAACTGCTCACACGCACTCTACGG AGgctggaagaggaagaggaggagaagaagaggagacgCCGTGTGGCTAAGAAGGAGCTAGAGCACCCCCAAGGAGACGTGGTGAATGTGACTCTGTCCCATGGTTCTCTAGCCCGCACGGCGGCCGCACGTATCTCAGACAGGGTGCTCGCCGATACAATCTCaatccacacacacccccccgtCTACAACGACCTCACCAAAGAG CTTGAACTATCCTCAGTGCGATGGCTGGATCGGAATCTCTTTTCTGGGCAAGAAATAAAGGAAGTGTATAAGGAGTTAACCAAAAGTATATCAAAACAGTTTCTCAACTTTAATGAG GATCCCATGATAGAACCAGCCCTGACACACCCCAAATGGAGTCTGAAAAAGAAGAACCATGAGAGGTTCATCAACCCACAGCTAAAAAGACAGAACACCAACACCAAGTCCAAGAG GAAGAAGGCCAAGATCCCAGAGGACCATAACAAGCCATTGGACCAGTATTCCCGGGCATACGCTGCCTGGCTACAGTGGTGGAAGACCACCCTCTCACTGGAGGATTACCTCCAATACATATCCaatcag gACTCTGACTACCTATGGGCAGTGTTCCACCTGTACGACAGTGAGAAAAGTGATGATGAGGAGGACGAGAGGGGGCAACTCCAGCTACAACGAGACGAGAGGAAGAA gagaCGCAGGCAGAAGATTGAGGCTTTGAAGTGTCAGAAGCAGGAGTATGTGACAGGGGTGTGGAATGTCAATACGGTGCTACTGGGGGGGCTGTGGAAGGAACCTGAACTGGagg AAGAGGAAGAAAGCCCTGATGAAGAAATCACAAGCCCTAAACAA aagACACATAGGAGAACGGGTGTGGGGGCCAAGCAGACTTGTGAGGGATGGGTGTCGGTAGAGGGGGAGCAGGTCCAGAGCAGGCTGGAGAGGATCTGGACTGTCCTCAGTCTGCCTGACACCCACAGACTGGACATGGCCATCAAGTACAGTTCCGATGCATATAGACACCAGCTGGAAGAG GCTACAGCAGCATGGGAGCGGGCTGCCCGTCTCAtccagcagagggagacagtTCTGGCTCGTTTGGAGCTGTTTGAGAGGGAGGCTTCTGACCCCAACCGCTTCTTCCAGCGAG GATACCAGGGCACATCTACAGCAAGGATGGAAGAGTCAAAACACCGGAAGAAACTTAACTCCCAGATTTCCTCTCTGGATAAAGTGTTGTCAAAGATCCTCCAGCACATTACAGACACCTTCCATGACACTGTCACATACAAG GGGAGGCCATATGGGGAGAAGATGCGCTGGGACCGTATTGAGTTGCTCTACTGGCTGCAACAGGAGCGCCGGGTCCAGGCTCTGGAGCGTGTGGTTGAGGGGAAGGGCCTTCCAGCCAGACTGCCCTCCCTCAACTCTAACGTCCAGCTATACCACAGCACTCACTCCACCACACAAGCAAACGCCCCCACCCTCAGTCAGATATCCCAGCCTCTCCAACACAAACCATCTGATTTCAATGTATCCAGTATATGTGTGAACAGCCTGAGCAAATGA